Part of the Candidatus Brocadia sinica JPN1 genome, ACACTCATAAGCTATCGTGCAGTATAGCTATATTCTGCTTACGGTAGGTAAGACCCCAACCCATGCCTCCTTTAAACGGTAAGGGTCAGGGTTGTACCCCCTTATTTATGGGGGTACAACTTCCTAAAATTATGAAATTCAAATTTCGGATTTATCCTGATTTACCACTAGGTAACATTGACGGCTTTTTGGTGCATCTTTGTTATCGTTTTTTCTTCCATAAATGAGAGGCATATCAGACAAATAAGGGATACAAAGATAAATCCTAGCGAATAATTGTTCGTATAATCCCTGATGGTTCCTAATATAATGGGAAGGAAAAAACCACCAAGGCCACCGGCAGCGCCCACCATTCCGCCAACGGTGCCTGTGTCTTTTGAAAAATACTCCGCGACAAGTTTAAACACAACACCATTACCAATGCCCAGACAAATACCCATCAAATAAAAGACCGTGAGGGAAGTCATTAACGATACATTCAGGTTCAGGAATATCAATATGCCGAGTATCACCACCGAAAGAATAATTAAAATGCGCCTTCCGGGTATCCGGTCACCAAGATATCCACCGAGAATACGGGAAAAAGTAGTAGCGAATACAAATATTGACGTAAAACTGCCTGCCTTTACCGGTGTTAATTTATAAAAGTCCCGGAAGTACGATGGCAACCATAACGAGAAGGTCACAAAGAATCCAAAAGTCATAAAGTAAAACAGACAAAAGACCCAGATTAAGTTTGAAGACTTATATACCTTTAGCTTATCACTGAAGGTTGGGGGTTTCCAATTGGCCGGTTTCGGCGCATCTTCAGAGAAATACCAGTAAACAAAGGCCATCATGAGCAGCGGTACTGAATAGATCATGAATACCTTGTGCCAGCCGATAGACTCTGCAAGGAATGGTGCTCCAAACGTGGCAAAGGCTGATCCTATGTTTCCAACACCGTAAATCCCCAATGCCAAACCCTGCTTCTCCTTCGGATACCATTGTGAAACTTGTGGAATTCCGATGGCGAAAGAAGTGCCTATGATACCAAAAAAGAATCCACATACCAGTAAAAATCCATAACTTTTTGCAAAACCTGCAATAAACAGGGGAAAAAATCCAAATAGGAGCAGAATACTAAAAACTCGCCTGCCCCCAAATTTATCCGTTAGGACACCGATGGGAACCCTGGCTATCGATCCAAGCAGTACGGGCGTTGCAAGTAACAATCCCACGGCTGTGGAAGATAGCTTAAACTCGACCTTCATGTATGCCGCTAAAGGTGAAAAGAGTGCCCAACCGGCAAAGCATACGGCAAACGCCAGGGTTGCAAGTATCAGCACCCTGGTGTTTCCCTGGGACGCTTGTACTGAGGATGTTTGTACTGATGAATTCATAAAAATAGATCTCCTAAAAATCTTAAATTCGATGTTATGAAGGAAGCAGTGATTGAATAGGCTCAAATTCACTCTTTATTTTGATAGGGCATTTGTAGAGACCCTCTGTGATTAGTGAACTCGTTTGCTTTATAAAAAACAATCTGCCATTCCTCGTTTTCATCAGGGTAAAAAAGCCATTCACTTGTCCATCTCTAAAAAGCATAGACAATGTCTTTTCGTGGTCAAAAGGGTGCGCATACAGTTCATTGATTTTTTTCCCAATTACATCGTCAGATGACGCAAAACCAAAAAGCTTTGCACCGGCGGTATTGATATGTGTAATGACGCCGTCGTAGGAAGGCTCATACTCAAACCAGCCCTTTGCGTCTTGTATATTAAGAAACAGCTTAGACTCATCCTGTGTTGATAAAATGGTATTGTTCATACATATCTCCTTATTCGCAATTCTTTGTTTTAAGGTTTTAATTCCCACGTTGCTACGGTTTTTTCTGGTGATTGTTTTCTATTACTGTTTACGATCTCCCAATCCAAACCTCCTTTATTAATCGTATTTTCAGATTTCAAAATGGGAAACTGCTCCTTGAATTTAGAAATATTACTCTTGATAAAATCCTCATCCCTCTGTGTCACAATCGAACCAAATACATCTAAGGGATTATGTACTTTGTATTTCTGTTCCCGGAGATATCCACGCTCTTTTCTCAATTCGTAACCATCCAGGATGGCTATTACAAATCCAACCACAATGATACTTGTTACTCCCAGCAAGGCCTTCTTTGGTAAAGATAATTCTCTTAGCATATATCCCGTGCTTAACTTCCTATACATGAGTACAGCCATAACAAACGCCGGAATAATTATCACTACCATGAGAGACTTTACCATTGAATTAATATTGTTTACGGTGCCAAGTGCCTCATCCGCATCGATCTCAACAATTAGTCCCATATTCAAATCTTTAAGCCAGCTCCATGCGCCAACGACTTTTAGCCCGTCATAGTCCATATACCCTTCCAGGTCATAACCACTTCGTTTTTCTGTAATGCATCTTTTCACTCCCTTTGTCAGCATATTGGTATCTGGGTCTACGACCTTATGACAGGTCCTGCAAGTTTCACCATTGTTCTTAATGTGATCTGAAAATCTTGACTGGGTGACCATAATGCCGTCTTTATTTACCAGATAAGCCTCCCCTGTTTTTCCTAATAATACATTTTTCATGCTCTTGTTGAGCAAGGAGGTATCCATCCACAGTAAAACAGCGCCGATCACATCATGGTTTTCACCCTTAATAGGATAAGACATAAACAGGGAAGGCGAGTCGTCCCCTCCCCCATCATTTGCGTCATTGAGAGAATAATGGATCACATCGGAGGTATACGTTTTACCATCGTATAAGGTCTCATGAACATTTCTGAATGGTTTTTCTTTCATAATATTCATGCCTACCATGGACTTTTCAGTATCCGTTGTTACCTGGATTGTTCCTGTCGCATCACAAATTACTATTCCTTTATAACCATAATCTGCCTTCATGCATTCCAACTGCATCTTTAATCTGAGATATTCATGTTCATTTTTTCCGTTCACCAGACTCATAAAATCCTCATCACCGTGGATAAGTAACTCACTTTGAATCGTGTCTGAAACAGCCCTTGCGTGTGATTTCCTTTCCTCCCACAATAGTGTAAGGAGATCTTTTTGTTTGTTTACGATACCCCAAAGGTTCCTTTGCACCCCTTGTTTCAACTCAGTACTTGCCTTCGGAAAGGCAATTAATCGAAACAAAACAAGGGGAAACAACGCCAAAAGTACAAAGGTAATAATGACAATTACTATACGTTCCTTAAATATTTTTCTTACCATCTTTCCCATCTTTCACCCCTTATAAGCTAAATGTCATGAGTTATGTAAATTGATTTCCTCAAATTTGGAAAATTCATTAAGACATATTTCAATATCATCGATACTAAAAGGTTTTGTAATTACCTTTTTCGCGCCTTTCCTGATCGCCTCGTGCACAACGTCTTCACCTGTATAGGCAGTGATAATTACGATATGAGAATTGAATCGTATTCCTTGCAATTGATCCAATAATTCGATACCATCCATACCCGGCATCTGTACATCCAGCAAGATAATCGAATACCTTCTTCTTTTAATCTCTTCCAGGGCCTCGAACCCATTGTTCACTGCCTTTGTCTCATACCCGAGGTCGGCTAAGGAATTCGACAATACCTTTCGATATCCTTCCTCATCATCAACAATCAGTACCCTTTTTGTTATCATCTATTTTTAATCCTTACTCTCTTGAGAAATCATGAATTCTGATAATACGTTTTGCAACCACTGTGCCCGTAAAAACAAAAAACGCCTGGATTGCTCCAAGCGTCTGTATTTCAATAACTTATAAAAGGTAAAAATTATTTTGAAATTATTTTACAAATCTAACTGTAAACAATTCGTTTCATGTATTATTCCAGACAATAGGCATAAGTATATACATTAAAATTACATACAAATGAATAGCAAAAATTTAATAAGTGGAAACAATTTGGTTGCAGTTTAAAATAAAATCCGTGAATTTCACAAAGACTATGAAGATAAGATTGATAGAAATGGGAAAATCGCAGGTTTATTTTTACGAGGCTATTTGCGGCTGTTGGATTTCTTGTACGGTAACACCTTTCTCGCTTTTCCACCATTGTGA contains:
- a CDS encoding MFS transporter, encoding MNSSVQTSSVQASQGNTRVLILATLAFAVCFAGWALFSPLAAYMKVEFKLSSTAVGLLLATPVLLGSIARVPIGVLTDKFGGRRVFSILLLFGFFPLFIAGFAKSYGFLLVCGFFFGIIGTSFAIGIPQVSQWYPKEKQGLALGIYGVGNIGSAFATFGAPFLAESIGWHKVFMIYSVPLLMMAFVYWYFSEDAPKPANWKPPTFSDKLKVYKSSNLIWVFCLFYFMTFGFFVTFSLWLPSYFRDFYKLTPVKAGSFTSIFVFATTFSRILGGYLGDRIPGRRILIILSVVILGILIFLNLNVSLMTSLTVFYLMGICLGIGNGVVFKLVAEYFSKDTGTVGGMVGAAGGLGGFFLPIILGTIRDYTNNYSLGFIFVSLICLICLSFMEEKTITKMHQKAVNVT
- a CDS encoding PAS domain-containing protein, with translation MNNTILSTQDESKLFLNIQDAKGWFEYEPSYDGVITHINTAGAKLFGFASSDDVIGKKINELYAHPFDHEKTLSMLFRDGQVNGFFTLMKTRNGRLFFIKQTSSLITEGLYKCPIKIKSEFEPIQSLLPS
- a CDS encoding cache domain-containing protein yields the protein MGKMVRKIFKERIVIVIITFVLLALFPLVLFRLIAFPKASTELKQGVQRNLWGIVNKQKDLLTLLWEERKSHARAVSDTIQSELLIHGDEDFMSLVNGKNEHEYLRLKMQLECMKADYGYKGIVICDATGTIQVTTDTEKSMVGMNIMKEKPFRNVHETLYDGKTYTSDVIHYSLNDANDGGGDDSPSLFMSYPIKGENHDVIGAVLLWMDTSLLNKSMKNVLLGKTGEAYLVNKDGIMVTQSRFSDHIKNNGETCRTCHKVVDPDTNMLTKGVKRCITEKRSGYDLEGYMDYDGLKVVGAWSWLKDLNMGLIVEIDADEALGTVNNINSMVKSLMVVIIIPAFVMAVLMYRKLSTGYMLRELSLPKKALLGVTSIIVVGFVIAILDGYELRKERGYLREQKYKVHNPLDVFGSIVTQRDEDFIKSNISKFKEQFPILKSENTINKGGLDWEIVNSNRKQSPEKTVATWELKP
- a CDS encoding response regulator, translating into MITKRVLIVDDEEGYRKVLSNSLADLGYETKAVNNGFEALEEIKRRRYSIILLDVQMPGMDGIELLDQLQGIRFNSHIVIITAYTGEDVVHEAIRKGAKKVITKPFSIDDIEICLNEFSKFEEINLHNS